In Levilactobacillus brevis, a single genomic region encodes these proteins:
- a CDS encoding redoxin domain-containing protein translates to MNFIGSALPDFTVNAFQNGEVKALTRDDLLGHWSVLFFYPADFSFVCPTELGDLAAHYSEFKQSNAEIYSVSEDTEFVHQAWHEQSPEVGQVAYPMIADPAGVLARHYEVLDADAGQAYRGVFILDPAGKVRSYTINDMGIGRNAAEILRTLTAAQFVAEHGDRVCPANWHKGEQTLKPGTDLVGKI, encoded by the coding sequence ATGAATTTTATTGGTTCAGCGTTACCCGATTTTACTGTAAATGCGTTTCAAAACGGCGAAGTGAAGGCTTTAACCCGCGATGACCTCTTGGGTCACTGGTCGGTGCTCTTCTTCTATCCCGCCGACTTTTCCTTTGTTTGTCCGACTGAGTTAGGCGATTTAGCCGCCCACTATTCAGAATTCAAACAAAGTAATGCGGAAATCTATAGTGTTTCTGAAGACACCGAGTTTGTTCATCAGGCTTGGCACGAACAGAGTCCAGAGGTTGGGCAGGTGGCCTATCCCATGATTGCCGATCCAGCCGGTGTCTTGGCCCGGCACTACGAGGTTCTGGATGCCGACGCCGGACAGGCTTACCGGGGGGTCTTCATCCTCGATCCCGCGGGGAAGGTGCGGTCATACACCATCAATGACATGGGAATTGGCCGCAATGCCGCGGAAATTCTCCGGACGTTGACCGCGGCCCAATTTGTCGCGGAACACGGCGACCGGGTTTGCCCGGCCAACTGGCACAAGGGCGAACAAACCTTGAAGCCCGGGACGGATTTGGTTGGTAAGATTTAA
- the zwf gene encoding glucose-6-phosphate dehydrogenase, with translation MATERKAVFLFFGGTGDLAYRKLYPSLFNLYRKGNLRSHFAVIGTSRAKMDDDKFRAAIKKSLADSGNRTDSKEANDFISHFYYQDHDVTDTAHYAVLKDLMDKLDKKYKAEGHRIFYLSMAPQFFGTIAQDLKTQGLLSDGKDAFNRLVIEKPFGRDYDSAKLLNDALSKSFDENQIFRIDHYLGKEMIQNIEALRFGNTLVESLWNNRYIDNIQVTLSEKLGVEERASYYDNSGALRDMVQNHIMQIVSLLAMEQPVAFTDTDIRAEKVKALRSLRVYNVADAATNFVRGQYGSINEQADYRHEDNVPHDSTTETFVAGKLLFDNYRWSGTPFYIRTGKMLADKFTRVDVVFKRPLVDIFAFPQSQNTPLAANVLTIFVEPHAGFSLQLNAKTNDTGFSTEPIKLDYLVDAQKSKDTPEPYERLLHDVLKGDGTNFSSWPEVSYAWKFVDQIRRVWDLQEPQFPNYTPHSMGPAAAEELIQRDHREWVYRLNN, from the coding sequence GTGGCAACTGAACGTAAAGCTGTATTTCTATTCTTCGGGGGTACCGGTGATTTAGCTTACCGGAAACTCTATCCCAGTCTTTTCAACCTGTATCGCAAGGGTAACTTACGATCCCATTTCGCCGTCATCGGGACTTCCCGAGCCAAAATGGACGACGACAAGTTCCGTGCTGCTATCAAGAAATCCTTGGCAGACAGCGGGAACCGGACCGACTCTAAGGAAGCTAACGACTTTATTTCCCATTTCTACTATCAAGACCATGATGTGACCGACACGGCCCACTACGCCGTCTTGAAGGACTTGATGGACAAGTTAGACAAGAAGTACAAGGCAGAAGGCCACCGGATTTTCTACCTATCAATGGCACCACAATTCTTCGGCACGATTGCCCAAGACCTGAAGACTCAAGGCTTACTGTCCGACGGCAAGGACGCCTTCAACCGTTTGGTCATCGAAAAGCCATTCGGCCGAGACTACGATTCCGCCAAGCTCTTAAACGACGCCTTAAGCAAGTCCTTCGACGAAAACCAAATTTTCCGGATCGACCACTACTTGGGTAAGGAAATGATTCAAAACATCGAAGCACTACGGTTCGGCAACACCTTGGTCGAATCTCTGTGGAACAACCGGTACATCGACAACATTCAGGTCACGTTATCTGAAAAACTAGGTGTTGAGGAACGGGCTTCCTACTACGACAACAGTGGGGCACTGCGGGATATGGTCCAAAACCATATCATGCAAATTGTCTCCCTGTTAGCCATGGAACAACCCGTGGCCTTCACGGATACCGATATCCGAGCTGAAAAGGTCAAGGCCTTACGGAGTCTACGCGTCTACAACGTGGCCGACGCCGCAACCAACTTTGTCCGCGGCCAATACGGTTCGATCAACGAACAAGCCGACTATCGGCACGAAGACAACGTCCCTCACGATTCAACGACTGAAACATTCGTTGCCGGGAAGTTGTTATTCGATAACTACCGTTGGTCCGGCACCCCATTCTACATTCGGACGGGGAAGATGTTGGCCGACAAGTTCACGCGGGTTGACGTCGTCTTCAAACGGCCACTCGTGGACATCTTCGCCTTCCCACAGAGTCAAAACACGCCGCTGGCCGCCAACGTCTTGACGATCTTCGTTGAACCGCACGCTGGGTTCTCCCTGCAATTGAACGCCAAGACCAACGACACTGGCTTCTCCACGGAACCAATCAAGTTGGACTACCTGGTTGACGCCCAAAAGTCTAAGGATACGCCAGAACCATACGAACGCCTGCTTCATGACGTCTTGAAGGGTGACGGGACCAACTTCTCCAGCTGGCCAGAAGTTTCCTACGCTTGGAAGTTCGTGGATCAAATTCGCCGTGTTTGGGACTTACAAGAACCACAATTCCCTAACTACACGCCACATTCCATGGGTCCAGCCGCCGCTGAAGAACTTATTCAACGCGACCACCGGGAATGGGTTTACCGCTTAAACAACTAG
- a CDS encoding aldo/keto reductase: MYLADAHRYDAMQYRRSGNSGLKLSAIGLGFWHNFGSVDPFDNQRAIVHTAFDAGITYFDLANNYGPEPGSAETNFGRIMARDMRPYRDEMVITSKAGYLMWPGPYGEWGSRKNIIASANQSLKRLQLDYVDIFYSHRPDPNTPLEETALALDQLVRQGKALYIGISNYDPQQTQEIKAIFDDLHTPYIVHQSRYSLFDQHIADNGLLKTLAEDQTGLVTFSPLAQGLLTDRYLHGIPADSRAHRSSSPFLHEDNVEHTITTVKALNEIAQQRGQSLAQMAIAWLLSQPVVTCVLVGASRPSQLQDNLKAFTNTTFSPAEIKQIQQLLAKMPKA, translated from the coding sequence ATGTACTTAGCAGATGCACACCGCTACGACGCCATGCAATACCGGCGCAGCGGCAATAGTGGCCTCAAGCTTTCGGCCATTGGCTTGGGTTTCTGGCACAACTTCGGCAGCGTCGATCCGTTCGATAATCAACGGGCCATCGTTCACACGGCCTTTGACGCCGGGATTACTTATTTCGACCTGGCAAACAACTACGGTCCGGAACCCGGTAGCGCGGAGACCAACTTTGGCCGGATCATGGCCAGAGACATGCGGCCCTACCGTGACGAAATGGTGATTACGTCCAAGGCCGGCTACCTGATGTGGCCCGGACCTTACGGCGAATGGGGCTCCCGGAAGAACATCATCGCCAGCGCCAACCAGAGTCTGAAACGGCTCCAATTGGACTACGTGGACATCTTCTACTCCCACCGTCCCGATCCCAACACGCCACTGGAGGAAACGGCCTTGGCCCTAGACCAACTGGTGCGGCAAGGTAAAGCCCTCTACATCGGCATTTCTAACTATGATCCCCAACAGACCCAAGAGATTAAGGCCATCTTCGACGACTTGCATACGCCGTACATCGTTCACCAAAGTCGCTATAGTCTGTTCGACCAGCACATTGCAGACAACGGGCTGTTAAAGACATTGGCCGAAGACCAGACCGGTCTAGTCACCTTTAGTCCCCTCGCACAAGGTCTATTGACCGACCGCTACCTGCACGGCATTCCCGCCGATTCACGGGCGCACCGGTCGTCTAGTCCTTTCCTCCACGAGGACAACGTGGAACACACGATTACCACAGTCAAGGCCCTCAACGAGATTGCTCAGCAACGCGGGCAATCCCTCGCGCAAATGGCGATTGCCTGGCTGCTCAGCCAGCCCGTGGTCACCTGTGTCCTAGTCGGTGCCAGCCGGCCTAGTCAATTGCAAGACAACCTAAAGGCCTTTACCAACACGACGTTTAGCCCTGCTGAAATCAAGCAGATTCAGCAATTACTCGCAAAAATGCCCAAAGCTTAA
- the gndA gene encoding NADP-dependent phosphogluconate dehydrogenase — MAEKANIGVVGMAVMGKNLALNIESRGYTVGIYNRSANKTEQVMKDHSEKKLVPSYTVEDFVNSLETPRRILLMVKAGKPTDAVIHELLPLLDKHDVLIDGGNTNFHDTMARNAELDKSGINFIGMGVSGGELGALQGPSLMPGGQKEAYDLVAPILEKIAAKADQDGKPCVSYIGPNGAGHYVKMVHNGIEYGDEELIDESYNIMRNVAGISIDKMADIFKEWNKGELDSYLVEITADILTRKDDLGDDKNLSILDAILDRGNNKGTGKWSSEDALDVQVPQSVITEAVYARYISMLKDERVKASKVLAPAEKQGKVDTGDETEFVEKVRQALFFGKLMSYAQGFEQLRFASEKNNWDLKFGELAQIWRAGCIIRAQFLQNITDAFDKDPNLTNLLFDDYFKEVAAKYQQSTRDVVAMAVQAGIPVPSLSAAITYYDSYRAEVLPANLLQAQRDYFGAHTYERRDRPGDFHYSWYEEQ; from the coding sequence ATGGCAGAAAAAGCTAATATTGGTGTTGTTGGTATGGCTGTCATGGGCAAGAACTTAGCCCTGAACATTGAAAGCCGCGGATACACGGTTGGGATCTACAACCGCTCCGCCAACAAGACGGAACAAGTTATGAAAGACCACAGCGAAAAGAAGTTAGTTCCAAGTTACACGGTGGAAGACTTCGTTAACTCTTTGGAAACGCCACGGCGGATTCTTTTGATGGTTAAGGCTGGTAAGCCAACTGACGCCGTTATTCACGAATTGCTTCCTCTGTTGGACAAGCACGATGTCCTCATTGATGGTGGGAACACGAACTTCCACGACACGATGGCTCGTAACGCCGAACTGGACAAGTCCGGTATCAACTTCATCGGTATGGGTGTTTCCGGTGGTGAACTGGGTGCCTTACAAGGTCCTTCCTTGATGCCTGGTGGCCAAAAGGAAGCTTACGACTTAGTTGCCCCAATCTTGGAAAAGATCGCGGCTAAGGCTGACCAAGACGGCAAGCCATGTGTATCTTACATCGGCCCTAACGGTGCTGGTCACTACGTTAAGATGGTCCACAACGGTATCGAATACGGTGATGAAGAGCTGATCGATGAAAGCTACAACATCATGCGTAACGTTGCCGGCATTTCCATTGACAAGATGGCTGACATCTTCAAGGAATGGAACAAGGGTGAACTTGACAGTTACTTGGTTGAAATCACCGCTGACATCTTAACCCGTAAGGATGACTTAGGTGACGACAAGAACTTATCTATCTTGGACGCTATCTTGGACCGTGGTAACAACAAGGGTACTGGTAAGTGGAGTTCTGAAGACGCCTTAGACGTTCAAGTTCCACAATCAGTTATCACTGAAGCCGTTTATGCCCGTTACATCTCCATGTTGAAGGACGAACGGGTTAAGGCTTCTAAAGTCTTAGCACCTGCTGAAAAGCAAGGTAAGGTTGACACCGGTGACGAAACTGAATTCGTTGAAAAGGTTCGCCAAGCCCTCTTCTTTGGTAAGTTAATGAGTTACGCTCAAGGCTTCGAACAACTCCGGTTTGCTTCTGAAAAGAACAACTGGGACTTGAAGTTCGGTGAATTAGCACAAATCTGGCGTGCCGGCTGCATTATCCGGGCCCAATTCCTGCAAAACATCACGGATGCCTTCGACAAGGATCCTAACTTGACCAACTTACTCTTTGATGACTACTTCAAAGAAGTTGCTGCTAAGTACCAACAATCAACGCGTGACGTTGTTGCGATGGCCGTTCAAGCTGGTATTCCTGTACCTAGCTTATCTGCTGCTATCACTTACTACGACAGCTACCGTGCTGAAGTCTTGCCAGCTAACTTGCTGCAAGCACAACGGGACTACTTCGGTGCCCACACCTACGAACGGCGTGACCGCCCTGGTGACTTCCACTACTCATGGTACGAAGAACAATAA
- a CDS encoding lysophospholipase, with protein MEFNVQRDGLTLAGIYQPAPQPNGTIAILMHGFTGNRGYTPTELLVQLAERLRAVGVGTVRFDFNGHGHSDGRFADMTVLNEIADAQAVLTAVQTRLHPQQIDLLGHSQGGVVASMLAGYYPDLIHKLVLLAPAATLKDDALAGHTRGLDYDPHHIPATLPLSASQTLGGFYLRTAQLLPIYETAQAFTGPVCLIHGKADKIVAPRASQRYADVYSNATFHLLPGASHRLDGDARPTVLKLATDFIQD; from the coding sequence ATGGAATTTAATGTTCAACGCGACGGCTTAACGCTAGCCGGCATTTACCAACCCGCACCCCAACCCAACGGCACCATCGCCATCCTCATGCACGGTTTCACCGGTAATCGGGGCTACACACCGACCGAACTGCTGGTCCAACTGGCCGAGCGGTTGCGTGCCGTAGGCGTGGGGACCGTTCGCTTTGACTTCAACGGTCACGGCCACAGCGACGGACGGTTCGCCGACATGACGGTTCTCAACGAGATTGCCGACGCCCAGGCCGTTTTAACCGCCGTCCAAACGCGCTTGCATCCCCAACAAATCGACCTGTTAGGCCACTCTCAGGGCGGCGTGGTCGCCAGCATGCTGGCCGGCTACTATCCTGACCTGATTCATAAGCTGGTCCTGCTGGCCCCCGCCGCCACACTCAAGGACGACGCGCTGGCCGGTCACACCCGCGGACTGGACTACGACCCCCACCACATTCCGGCCACCTTACCGCTATCCGCCAGTCAAACGCTCGGCGGGTTCTATCTCCGCACGGCCCAGCTTCTACCAATCTATGAAACCGCGCAGGCCTTCACCGGTCCCGTCTGCTTAATCCATGGCAAGGCGGATAAGATTGTCGCGCCCCGCGCCTCTCAACGCTACGCCGATGTCTACTCCAACGCGACGTTCCATTTGCTACCGGGGGCCAGTCACCGACTCGACGGCGATGCTCGACCGACCGTTTTGAAATTAGCCACCGACTTCATTCAAGACTAA
- a CDS encoding GNAT family N-acetyltransferase yields MTVKWLINTFTDLSAENLYKVAYERIRTFVIAQNRVYQEVDETDLVAHHVMGFRDGRLVAYARIFTEQGHVTFGRVLTIPEARGQGLGRQLMSQIEAEIRRDYPGLPISIEAQVDKQGFYEKFGYRAQGASFNFHGTPHVRMDKPALRLAQ; encoded by the coding sequence ATGACAGTCAAATGGTTAATAAATACGTTTACGGATTTATCCGCAGAAAATTTGTATAAAGTTGCATATGAACGTATTAGAACGTTTGTGATTGCCCAAAATCGGGTGTACCAGGAAGTTGACGAGACCGATCTCGTTGCCCATCACGTGATGGGTTTTCGGGACGGGCGACTGGTCGCATACGCCCGAATTTTCACGGAACAGGGCCACGTGACGTTTGGTCGGGTACTGACGATTCCAGAAGCACGGGGTCAGGGCTTGGGGCGCCAGCTCATGAGCCAGATTGAAGCGGAGATTCGTCGCGATTATCCGGGACTACCCATCAGTATCGAAGCTCAGGTCGACAAGCAAGGCTTCTATGAAAAGTTTGGGTATCGCGCTCAGGGGGCAAGCTTTAACTTTCACGGGACACCGCACGTCCGCATGGACAAGCCGGCGTTACGGTTAGCGCAATAA
- a CDS encoding SDR family oxidoreductase: MRVFVVGANGQTGRKIVTQLKARGDEPIAGLRPDEDGEDWEDQGVTVRRLDLLRKPEKIARALMGSDAIIFAAGSGGRTKDDMTLLIDLDGAVKTMQAAEIAGVSRFLMISMLFAEDRNRWADPLKPLYAAKFYADNWLVHQTTLDYTIVQPGALSFHPGTGKVKSDPLAVGSIPRADLASFLVAALHAPQAIGKTIPLLQGDTPIATVLQQL, translated from the coding sequence ATGCGGGTGTTTGTCGTGGGAGCCAACGGTCAGACCGGCCGAAAGATTGTGACCCAACTGAAGGCGCGGGGGGATGAACCGATTGCCGGGTTACGCCCTGATGAAGATGGTGAAGACTGGGAAGATCAAGGGGTTACGGTGCGCCGGCTCGATCTGCTCCGTAAGCCAGAAAAGATTGCCCGAGCGCTGATGGGCAGTGACGCGATTATCTTTGCTGCGGGTTCTGGTGGGCGGACCAAGGACGATATGACCTTACTGATTGATCTAGATGGGGCCGTTAAGACCATGCAGGCCGCAGAAATTGCTGGTGTGTCACGATTTTTGATGATTAGCATGCTCTTCGCTGAGGACCGAAATCGCTGGGCCGATCCACTCAAGCCGCTGTACGCCGCGAAGTTCTATGCGGACAACTGGTTGGTGCATCAGACCACGCTGGACTACACCATCGTGCAGCCGGGAGCGCTATCCTTTCACCCGGGAACGGGGAAGGTCAAGAGTGATCCGCTCGCCGTGGGCAGTATTCCACGGGCCGATCTGGCGAGCTTCCTGGTGGCTGCACTCCACGCTCCGCAGGCGATTGGTAAGACAATCCCACTCTTGCAGGGGGACACGCCCATTGCGACCGTCCTGCAGCAGTTGTAA
- a CDS encoding MarR family winged helix-turn-helix transcriptional regulator: MPNSFRSIGLIARATSEIGNQLFQRADLQNNQFIYLMRIVENPGITQTDLATQLYVDPSTCLRAVRKLIDHQYVTRQTDAHNKKARPLMATAKGRAAYPELQAYEQQILAIGTHGLSAGEALLLEELLAKVATNVQEYQATQDD; this comes from the coding sequence ATGCCCAATTCTTTTCGGAGCATCGGCCTGATTGCCCGCGCCACCTCGGAGATTGGTAATCAACTTTTCCAACGGGCCGACCTTCAAAACAACCAATTCATCTATCTTATGCGGATCGTTGAAAATCCCGGTATCACCCAAACCGACCTCGCCACCCAACTCTACGTGGACCCGTCGACCTGTCTCCGAGCCGTGCGCAAGCTCATCGACCACCAGTACGTGACCCGCCAGACGGACGCCCACAACAAGAAGGCTCGGCCATTGATGGCAACCGCCAAGGGACGGGCCGCCTATCCCGAATTGCAGGCGTATGAACAGCAGATTCTAGCCATTGGAACCCACGGTCTATCGGCAGGAGAAGCCCTCCTACTAGAGGAATTACTGGCTAAAGTTGCGACCAATGTTCAGGAGTATCAAGCCACGCAGGACGACTAG